From Caldanaerobius fijiensis DSM 17918, a single genomic window includes:
- a CDS encoding glycerol dehydratase reactivase beta/small subunit family protein: MERLNYEVRLLFVSYNKSIADNIIAGIEEEGVPWGIADDRSELFSKLGIGLVVNNYSVALHIMQWQIPYLSIDNCNEETARRMGENAARLAKNLPLHNIK; the protein is encoded by the coding sequence ATGGAAAGATTGAATTATGAGGTAAGGCTTCTCTTTGTATCTTACAACAAAAGCATAGCCGACAATATAATAGCAGGTATAGAAGAAGAAGGTGTTCCCTGGGGAATTGCTGACGATAGATCAGAACTTTTTTCTAAATTGGGCATAGGGCTTGTTGTGAATAATTATTCTGTTGCTCTACATATAATGCAATGGCAAATACCTTATTTATCTATTGACAATTGTAATGAAGAAACTGCTAGGCGTATGGGGGAAAATGCGGCTAGATTGGCAAAAAATCTACCATTACACAATATTAAATAA
- a CDS encoding cob(I)yrinic acid a,c-diamide adenosyltransferase, with protein sequence MKIYTRTGDDGTTSIAKNIRLPKDDIRIELLGSLDELNSALGIVKLYVNEEIKNIIEEFQRDMLNIGANIAGFDKNISPEKITYIEDLIDKYQQELSPQTGFIIPGKTFGSTYMDFARTIARKAERKAVALKKDGIKPEILKYLNRLSDLLYILARYIDHISLSDVVYANKKDNKRNGYLSLDVALKLIMVSQVLAREMGIPIVSAIADEAGNLIAFQRMDGAMIASINIAIDKAYSASILKMSTEEIGSLAQPGGPLYGINTTNDHRIITFGGGYPLKNKEVVIGGVGISGGTAEQDSQIAKAVALSCEEVMKGG encoded by the coding sequence ATGAAGATATACACTCGTACGGGAGATGACGGTACGACATCAATAGCAAAAAATATAAGGCTTCCCAAAGATGACATAAGAATTGAACTATTGGGTTCTCTGGACGAATTGAACAGTGCTTTGGGGATAGTTAAATTATATGTTAATGAAGAAATTAAAAATATAATTGAAGAATTTCAAAGAGACATGTTGAACATTGGTGCAAATATAGCTGGTTTTGATAAAAATATATCGCCGGAGAAAATAACATATATTGAAGATTTAATTGATAAATATCAACAGGAATTATCACCTCAAACCGGTTTTATCATCCCGGGTAAAACGTTTGGTTCTACATACATGGATTTTGCCAGGACAATAGCTAGAAAAGCAGAGCGAAAAGCAGTTGCACTTAAAAAAGATGGCATAAAACCAGAAATTTTAAAGTATCTAAACAGGTTATCAGATTTACTCTATATACTAGCACGGTATATTGATCATATTTCACTATCTGATGTGGTATATGCAAATAAAAAGGACAATAAAAGAAACGGTTATTTAAGTCTGGATGTAGCTTTAAAGTTGATAATGGTTTCACAGGTATTGGCAAGAGAAATGGGTATACCAATTGTATCTGCGATAGCTGATGAAGCAGGAAATCTCATAGCGTTTCAGCGCATGGATGGAGCAATGATTGCCAGTATCAATATTGCTATTGATAAGGCTTATTCTGCTTCGATTCTAAAAATGTCTACAGAAGAGATTGGCAGTCTCGCTCAGCCAGGCGGTCCCCTTTACGGTATTAATACCACTAATGATCACAGAATTATTACTTTTGGAGGTGGTTACCCTTTAAAGAACAAAGAAGTGGTAATAGGAGGCGTTGGGATTAGCGGTGGTACAGCTGAACAAGATTCTCAAATAGCCAAAGCTGTGGCGCTTTCTTGCGAGGAGGTGATGAAAGGTGGTTAA
- a CDS encoding aldehyde dehydrogenase family protein, whose product MVKEEQIEAIVREVLRRIDREDIKLNEDKHQLGVFDKMEDAIEAAKDAFEKFSNMTLEDRERFISEIRKATLENARVLAEMGVKETGMGKVEHKVLKHQLVAKKTPGTEDLKTQAWSGDKGLTLVEMAPFGVIGAITPSTNPSETIICNSIGMIAAGNAVVFSPHPGAKRVSNFAVDMINRAIIRAGGPENLVVSIKEPSINTTNAMIKHPDVKLLVATGGPEIVKIVLSSGKKAIGAGAGNPPVVVDETADIKKAAKDIIDGCTFDNNLPCIAEKEVIAVEKIYRDLLDEILKQGVYKLNALQISKLENLVLMDGKLNKKLVGKDAKVILDQIGINVSDDIRCIICETDEDHPFVMEELMMPILPIVKAKNIDDAIRIAVKAEKNNRHTAHIHSKNIDNITRYAKAINTTILVKNAPSYAGIGFGGEGFTTFTIAGPTGEGLTSAQTFTRMRRCVLADGLRII is encoded by the coding sequence GTGGTTAAAGAAGAACAAATCGAGGCTATTGTACGGGAGGTTCTTAGGAGAATAGATCGAGAAGACATCAAACTTAACGAAGACAAACATCAATTAGGTGTTTTCGACAAAATGGAAGATGCCATTGAAGCAGCAAAGGACGCTTTTGAAAAGTTTTCCAACATGACTTTAGAAGATAGAGAAAGATTTATATCTGAAATCCGTAAGGCCACATTGGAAAATGCCAGAGTGTTAGCAGAAATGGGCGTAAAAGAGACAGGGATGGGAAAAGTTGAACATAAAGTATTAAAACATCAATTGGTAGCGAAGAAAACCCCTGGTACAGAGGATCTAAAAACTCAAGCCTGGAGTGGAGATAAAGGTCTTACATTAGTTGAAATGGCACCTTTTGGTGTAATTGGTGCTATAACTCCATCTACAAACCCGTCAGAGACAATAATATGCAATAGTATAGGGATGATTGCAGCAGGAAATGCTGTTGTGTTTAGTCCTCACCCTGGCGCTAAGAGGGTTTCTAATTTTGCCGTAGACATGATAAATAGAGCTATCATAAGGGCTGGTGGACCTGAAAACCTGGTTGTGTCAATAAAAGAACCTAGTATAAATACGACAAATGCCATGATTAAACACCCTGACGTAAAATTGCTTGTAGCAACAGGAGGACCAGAGATAGTAAAAATCGTGCTATCGTCTGGGAAAAAAGCCATCGGTGCAGGGGCAGGAAATCCTCCAGTAGTTGTTGACGAGACAGCTGATATAAAGAAAGCAGCAAAAGATATCATAGATGGATGTACTTTCGACAATAACTTGCCATGCATTGCAGAAAAAGAAGTCATAGCAGTTGAAAAAATTTACAGAGATCTGTTAGATGAGATCTTAAAGCAAGGGGTATACAAATTAAATGCGCTACAGATAAGCAAACTGGAAAATTTGGTCTTAATGGATGGTAAATTAAATAAGAAATTGGTTGGCAAAGATGCAAAAGTAATATTGGATCAAATAGGGATAAACGTTTCTGATGACATAAGATGTATAATATGTGAAACCGACGAAGATCATCCTTTTGTGATGGAAGAACTTATGATGCCAATTCTTCCTATTGTAAAAGCAAAAAACATTGATGATGCCATTAGGATTGCTGTGAAAGCTGAGAAAAACAATCGACATACGGCTCATATACATTCAAAGAATATCGATAATATTACCAGATATGCTAAGGCTATAAATACTACTATCTTGGTTAAAAATGCACCGTCATATGCAGGAATAGGATTTGGTGGAGAAGGTTTTACGACTTTTACTATAGCAGGGCCAACGGGGGAAGGACTGACATCTGCTCAAACATTTACAAGGATGCGAAGGTGTGTTCTGGCTGATGGCTTAAGGATCATATAA